GAACAAATTGCGTGGTACATTCAACGCTGTAGCTGTTAAAGCTCCAGGATTCGGTGACCGTCGTAAAGCAATGCTGCAAGATATCGCTGCCCTCACTGGTGGCCAATTGATCACGGAAGAACTGGGTCTAGACCTGAAATCCGCTGTTGTGGAACAACTGGGTACAGCTCGTCAGATCCGTGTAACGAAAGAAAACACAATCATCGTTGACGGTGCTGGTAACAAATCCGATATCGATGCACGTGTTAGCCAAATCCGTACACAACTGGAAGAAACAACTTCCGAGTTCGACAAAGAGAAACTGCAAGAGCGTCTGGCTAAATTGTCCGGCGGTGTAGCAGTAATCAAAGTTGGTGCGGCTACTGAAACAGAATTGAAAGAACGCAAACTTCGCATCGAAGATGCCCTGAACGCAACTCGCGCTGCGGTTGAAGAAGGTATCGTATCCGGTGGTGGTACAGCGCTCATGAACGTATACAACGCGGTTGCAGGCGTAGCCCTGTCCGGTGACGAGCAAACAGGCGTAAACATCGTCCTGCGCGCTTTGGAAGCACCAATCCGTACAATCGCAGCTAACGCTGGCGAAGAAGGTTCCGTAATCGTGGAACGTCTGAAAAAAGAACAAACTGGCGTAGGCTTCAACGCTGCGACTGGCGAGTGGGTTAATATGATCGAAGCGGGTATCGTTGACCCTGCCAAAGTAACACGTTATGCATTGCAAAACGCTGCTTCCGTAGCAGCAATGTTCCTGACTACTGAAGCGGTTATCGCTGACAAACCAGAACCTGCAGGCGCTGCTGGCGTTCCTGACATGGGCGGTATGGGTGGAATGGGCGGCATGATGTAATAAAGGTGTAAAAACCTTTTGTAATGCCGATAGATGAAGGCTCCCGAAAGGGAGCCTTTTTTCATTTACTAAGATCGAGGGAGGAAATCATTTGAGAAAGGGTACGAAGTGGACATTGTGGATTCTGGGCTTGATGCTCGCTGCAATTTTTATCAACTTCTATATGAATCTATATAGCTTTGCTTATGCGCTGATTACCGTGCTTTTACTTGTATTTATGGGATGGGGGTTCTTAGCCAAGTTAAAGAACGACGTTCGACAGCATGAAGATCATCATAGAAGAGAGCATCAAACTGCGATTGATGACATCGATCAATACACCAGGTAAAACTAACCAGCATATCAGGAATAGCATTAAAGATACGTTACAAGCAAACTAGGATTAAATGAGTAAAGGCTCCCGTGAGGGAGTCTTTTTAATTTTGATTAGTATGATGATAGTCTCTTCTATTGCTAAATAGACAGTAGTTAAGTAAAATAAACATATGAATAATTGCTCATATATTAATACATAAGCGATATTGGAGATGATACATATGTATGATGTATTAGTTATCGGGGCTGGGCAAGCAGGCTTGGCGGCAGGTTACTATCTTCAACAGTCGGGGTTAACCTTTTTAATCGTTGACGCTGTCTCATCTGTCGGGGAATCTTGGCGTAAACGGTACGACTCCTTGCGTCTTTTTACCCCACGAATGTATGACGGATTACCCGGAATGCCTCTTAGTGGAAATAAAAATAGCCTGCCAAGCAAGGATGAAATTGCAGATTATTTTGAAAACTATGCTAAACAAATGGAGCTTCCAATAAAGTTAAACTGTTCAATCTCTCGTCTCTCGAAACGAGATGAGATGTTCTATGCTGAAACCAATGATGGAATGATAGAAGCGCGCAATATTATCGTTGCGACGGGACCTTTCCAGACCAAGAATGTTCCTCATTTTGCGACATCATTATCCGAGAATGTAATTCAACTTCATTCATCAGAGTATAAAAACCGCTCTCAATTGCTTCCTGGAACAACAGTAGTCGTAGGCGGAGGGAATTCAGGCGCCCAAATTGCTGTAGAGTTAGCATCAGATGATAGACAAACCGTATACATATCCATAGCTCGAAATATAACATTTAGACCTTTGCATATCATGAAACGAAGTATATTCTGGTATTTCGAAAAGCTCGGAGTATTACGTGCAATTGCAGATCGTATGGTCGGAAAATGGTTACGAAATCAGCCTGAGTACGTATATGGCTATGAGTTAAAAGAGTTGATCACTAAAGGGAAAGTTAACAAGCGTCCACGTGCTATAAATGCAATAGATAACCGCATCCTATATGAGGATGGGAGTGAGGCACCAATAGACAATATTATCTGGGCTACTGGGTTTAAACGAAATGATGATTGGATTGATATCGCTACTGCTTTTGATTCCCAAGGTGAAATTTTACACGAGAGAGGAGTATCACCGGTTGCTGGACTATATTTTGTAGGGCTGCCTTGGCAAACATCACGAGGTTCAGCACTGTTGGGATGGGTTAAATACGATGCTCAGAGAATCGTTAATCATGTGATTCAAAGGTAAGACACATCATTGAGTAACTCTCGCATTATGGAGGTGTTCATTATTACTGAACTATCCAAACAGTACATATCACACGTTAGGCCGTTCCTTCATGGAGCGGCCTCTTTACACATTGGGTCTTATTTCGCAACAGTTATTTCAAAAGTAGAGTGATCATGATCCTGTATGCTGAAGCGATATTCAAATCCATTTCGAACCTTCGCTCCATCAAAATTACTCTGACTTACATCGCGATCCAATATGCCGATATCCTGAATCACGTCTTGCGCATCATTATACGTGTACTCGTTATTGGTTGTCAGAATAAGTGTAGCGATAGCAGTCAAAAAGATTCCACCCGTTGGTTCGCTGACATCACCATTCTCGTACAACCTGACTTCTTGTACTTTTTGATCCAAATTTAATGTACCAACCAATCGTAATTCATCATTGAATACATACTCGAAAGTGCCGGTTCCCTGCTCTGAAGAGTCTTTCATATTCAAGCGGGTAATACTCAAACCATTCAGTCGGTATTTGCCCACGGCGGCATTAAACTTGTTTTTGAATTCCTCCGTTGTCATATGGAAGCCAGAGGCATTCGTTTGAGTTAGAGGTGCGTGATCTTCCTCTGTTGTATCAGCGCCAGATCCGTGTTTCTCCGTGTGGTCTGTCCCAGATAATTGCGGAGGATTTGAAGGTAAAGTCAACATGCCATACATTCCTATCGAAGCAATTGCAAAACATGTCACCGTTAGAATCACATGCCTTATTGGTATCCGGTTATGTTTTCGTATGGATAAGACCATCAAAACAATAAATACGAAGAAAGCCATAAAGCCTAGGATGAATAGTATTGTAAACAGATATTGCAAATTCTCACCTCGTAATGCATCGTTATTTCGTACTCTCATTATAATGTTCCTTCGAGAAACTTTAAACCTGTACTCGTCTCTTTAAAAAATATGAACAGTGGAGCGAGCAGACGAAAAAGATGACCCCTGTGCAGTACAGGAATCATCTCTTAAGTGTGGTCTAATCCCCCTGTTAAGAGGCGTTTGGTTTGTTAGCCCTCAATCGGTATTTAGTCAGGCATAATCCAGACGATTTCGGCAATGCGCACGAAGAATTTTCTATTTCTTTCCTCTAGTACAACATGGTCATGTTTAACAGCGACCACACATCCATCCAGTCTACCGCGAGTCGTTTCCAGGATAACCACTTTTCCCACCAGGGACATTAGACTTTCGACTACACAATGATCCACTGGATGAACGACAATGTTATGGGGCATCTGGGGCACATAATGTGAGTTAGCCATGGGATGCATCATTTGATAATTATTCAAGAAAAAACCTCCCAAATCATTTATACGGCATCCTATGCGATTGCCCACGCGAACGACTGGGCGTTTGACCAAAGTATATACTTTTGGAAAATCCGAATGAGGTATTATGTTTGTCAGCCAATCGCAGAGGGTCAAGTTTACAGTGAAATGAATGAAGCACTGCCGGCGTTTTAGCCAGCAGTGCTATTTTTTCTTATCATCACTTGGACTTAACCCAGCAAGAAAAGTGTGACTCGAATCGAGTTTTCTATAAATGAACGATTGGGACGGGACTTCATGAAAACGGTCAGTCCAATTAGGGATACAATAAGTGCTTGCGCGACAGCCTTAGCGTCCAGGGAGGGGTTAAGTTCCCCTGATCGCATTCCCCGCTCAATATTTTCCTGAAAGATGACCGACAGGTACATCTGATGTTCCCGGGTGAGAATTTCAAATTTCTCATCATGGGGTGCAAGCTCAACCATCGTATTGATGCAAAAGCATCCACGACTGAGTCGCTCTGCGTTGTATTCTTCGTCCACGATTTCTGAAAAAAAAGTACGAAAGGCCTCTTTAACCGATGTAATACCCGCCAGTCTGGTTCGCATCTCTGCGGCACGAGCCATCGTGTATTTCCGTAGCGAAGTTTCGAACAGTTCTCTTTTATCTCCAAAAGTGGAATATATACTGGGTCTTTGGATGCCCATTCTTGAAGTCAGATCACTTAATGAAGTGGCTTCATATCCTTTTTCCCAAAAAAGCTGCATCGCTGCATCTAGCACTTTCTCTTCGTCAAATTCGCGAGTTCTCGCCATAATAAATACTCCTTGTTACTTATATTTTCTAAAGTATAGATTTTTTTTGTATTGGATCATATAGATCGTGTTTTGCTAATTATATTTAGTACTCATCAGTATGATATATAATATATAACTCTCAATAATTTGTCAAACCAACGTCTTTTTGAGGATGTATTTAAGAAATGAGATACATTTTTAATCAAAATAAATAGATTGACAGTAAGAGAAACACTGAGATATATTAACTACCTAAATAACATACCGATCGGTAATTTATTTTACGAGTAGTGATAGTCCAATTTTGAATAAGGAGAAATCAGTTATGGAAATAGGAATTACTTCGTTTGTGGAGACAACACCCGATCTTCGGACAGGTGAGGTCATAAGTCACGCACAGCGATTGCGTGAAGTGGTGGAAGAAATCGTGCTTGCCGATCAGGTGGGGTTGGATGTATTTGGCGTAGGAGAACATCATCGTAAAGATTATGCGGCTTCTTCCCCTGCGATGGTGCTGTCCGCAGCTGCATCCCTGACCAAGCGTATTCGGCTGACTAGTGCAGTAACGGTACTTTCGTCCGCTGACCCGGTACGTGTGTTTCAGGATTTTGCCACACTGGATGGCATTTCGAATGGACGTGCGGAGATTATGGCAGGGCGGGGTTCCTTTACCGAATCATTCCCTTTGTTTGGATATGAGCTAGGTGAGTATGATGAGCTGTTCGATGAACATCTGGAACTGCTGCTTAACCTGCAAAAGTCCGAAATAGTCAACTGGCGAGGTGGGCACAGACCTGCAATACATAATCTGGGCGTATATCCACGGCCTGTGCAGAGCCCTTTGCCCATATGGATTGGCAGCGGGGGCAATCAGGAATCGGTGGTGCGTGCAGGATTGCTGGGGCTTCCGTTGACGTTGGCTATTATTGGCGGGAGCCTGGAAAGGAATTTTGGCCCCCTTGTACAGTTGTACAAGCAGGCAGCGGCACATGCCGGACATGACGCTTCGAAGCTTACTGTAGGGTCGCATTCGCTCGGATTTGTGGCTGAAAATACAGAACTGGCGGCTGATCTGTTCTTTCCTTCTACCCAGGCGGGCATGAACAAAATTGGCAAGGAACGCGGATGGGGACATTACAGTCGTGCCAGTTTTGATGCTGCACGTAGCCATGAGGGTGCTTTGTACGTAGGTGATCCAGAGACGGTTGCCCGGAAAATCATTCACCTTCGCAAGAATGTGGGCATTACACGTTTCATGATGTACGTACCGATTGCCACGATGCCACATGATCAGGTGATGAGAGCGATTGAATTGATCGGAACAGAGGTGGCACCTCGAGTGCGGACAGAGTTGGCTGAGTGGGAAGCTGAGAATGGACAAAGAGCATAAAGAACATACACTGAAGGAGGAATTGCATATGAGTTTTGTAGATCGGGTGGTACCTGAATTAAGAGATGCATTGACCCAGTTTCCGGGCTTTAATTTGAAGGGGGGATTGCAGGTTAGCCGGGCGATGCTCGTGAACCCACCAATTGTGAAATCGAACGACGTACGCACCACAAATCGAATTATTGCTGGGGCAGCAGGAGACATGTTGGTCAAACTATATGAACCGTCTGAGCGTACTGGAGATAAGCTGCCGGCGATGCTGTGGATTCATGGAGGAGGTTATGTGCTGGGACATCCGGATATGGATGATGCGTTATGTGAGCGCTTTGTACAAGCGGCTCACTGTGTAGTCGTATCGGTTGATTATCGCCTGGCTCCTGAGCATCCTTATCCAGCTGCCCTTCATGACTGCTATGCAGGTCTGGTATGGATGACGGACGAAACAGAGTCGCTCGGTATTGATCTTAGCCGGGTCGCAATTGCGGGAGCAAGCGGAGGTGGAGGACTGACTGCAGCACTTGCACAAATGGTCCGCGATAAAGGTGGGCCGAGCCTGATCTTCCAAATGCCGCTGTACCCGATGCTGGACGATCGGAATATTTCGGCTTCGAGCCACGAAATTACGGAACAAAATGCCACATGGAATCGGACGAATAACCTGGAGGCATGGAGTATGTACCTTGGAGGAGAGATGGAGGGATTGGGGGAGAACGAAGAACACAACATGCCTTCTTACGCTGTCCCAGCAAGAACTGAAAATCTGGCAGGGCTACCCCCAATGTATACGTGTATTGGCCAGCTTGATCTGTTTCGAGATGAAACTATTGAATATGTGACACGTCTTGCGGCAGCGGGAGTGGATGTCGAAATGCACCTGTATCCCGGTGCTTATCACTGCTTCGAAGTATTTGTGCCTGATGCGGAAGTTAGTCAGCGGGCTTGTCAGGATTATATCCGTGCCATGGCTAGAGCACTTAATCCTTCATGGGAGCAATAAATGTCTCCGGTGTTGCCCATAAAAATTGATGTTCTTTTCATCTTCATTTCAGATTCCGTTAAGGTAACAGGGGTAAGATAAGTCTTGTAAACCCCTTCTCGTGTTAAATAGATGTGTGACTAGCCCCGTCGGATCGTCCGGCGGGGTACTTTTTTTCTTCATTTCATCGGTTGATGGTATGATAGATAAATACATAAATGCTAGTAACGGAGGGATGGTTCGTGGACCCCAGCCTGCATCCGCTGTTCAGACCCATTCAGATGAATGGGTCAGATCGGAACACGTATTATATTGAACAAATACCTTCTATTTCCCTAATGGCTCATGTAGCCTGTTATTGGGAATCCGGTTCTATTCCGCACACAGGAGAGCGAGATCAGGAACCTATATCAGTGCCCGCTCGGGTATTACCGGATGGCTGCACGGACATGCTGATTACATACGACTCGGTCCGTTCGGCTCATTCCTATGCATACTGTGGCAATTATACGCATCCATTTGCTGTGTCCGAGGCATCCGATGTAAGTCCTTCCGCAGATTACACATTTGGCGTACGTTTTTTTCCGGGTGGGGCGTACGTCTTTCATGGTTTGCCATTGGAAGGATTTACGGACATGCGAATTCCGCTTGAGGAATGTTGGCCAGTCAGGTTAAGTGAGCTTCAGGAGCGGATAGCTGGAACAAGAACCTTTGAAGAACGGGTACAGGTTATGAATGCCTATCTGAGTCCACTATCCGTGCAAACCAATACATACGAGAATGATTTGATGAAAAACGCGCTGCATCGCATCTTTATCGATGGGGGACGTATGAGCGTCAGTGAGCTGGCAATGCGAGAAGTTGTCAGTGAACGCCAGCTGCATCGGAAGTTTGCAGAATGGATCGGAATCAGTCCGAAGCGATTCAGTGAGGTGGTTCGTTTTCATCGTGTCCTGGGCAGTATTCATCAGGGGCATACGGCGGATGGGGTAGCGCTGGCCCTGAATCATGGTTTTTTTGACCAAGCCCACTTGATTCGTCAATTCCGCAAGTTTTATGGGGAAACCCCGCTGACCGCTGCCAAGGAACATCAACAAAGGTTGTCCGATTTGTACAATAAGTCGGTTGCCCCTTCAGATATACTGAGATCGTGAGAATAATAGTAAAGGAGATATCATATATGAATGGAACATTGCAAATTCGGGATCATCTGCTCAATGAATTGGAGACAGGAGTACGTACGGGGGCGAGTCTGATCCGCCTAATCCGTCCAGAGGATTGGGCATACCGCCCGCAGGACAATATGCGTTCACTGGTGGAACTGGTCCATCATTTTATTCAGATCACAGCATCGGACCTTGCCATTATGCAGGAGAAGAGCGAAGCTGAGGTTGGTGTGGTAGAGAATAGCCTGTCAGGGATCGAGGATATTGAAAAACTGGAGGCGATACTTTGGGGCAATTTAGAAGCCTACAAAGCTTATATTGTATCGCTGAGCGAAGAAGATCTGTTGAACCGCTCAACCAAAGCCTTCTATATGGAGCACGGTCATTTGCAGGCTCAATGGCAGATTGAAACGCTAACTCACGTATTCCATCACCGTTCACAGTTGTATAATTACCTCAAACAGCAGGGGCATGAGTTGAACTTTTTCATGCTGTATGCTTAAAAATCTTAGAATATGAGTTTTGTGTAATTAGCTCCGCCTAATGACTGGCGGGGCTTTTTTTTTTGTGTCTAGTATTCTAGCGTCTCTATTAAAATGGACGTTATCACACGGTCATTTTACCGTTACATTAATAGATTCCAAACATAGAATACTGTATCAAAGCAAAAGGAGGTGATTTCCATGGCCATCCTTTTACCGCAACAATTTTATGCCTTAGATGCAAGCGTGGGTAAATCGTATTATGAAAACCTCGCTGGAGGCACGAATGCCAGCATCACGGTGAACAATTTTGGTACTGCCCCGGTAGATCTGGTTGTGACTCGTGTTAACGCTTCAGTGATCACGTATATGATCCCAGCTGGCAACAGCCTTACGTTGTCTGTTGATTTGCTGCTCGTAGCTGCTTTGTTGACTACTCCGTCAGGTGCTTCAACAGGCACAATTCAAATCGCAACATCTGATTT
This window of the Paenibacillus marchantiae genome carries:
- a CDS encoding LLM class flavin-dependent oxidoreductase: MEIGITSFVETTPDLRTGEVISHAQRLREVVEEIVLADQVGLDVFGVGEHHRKDYAASSPAMVLSAAASLTKRIRLTSAVTVLSSADPVRVFQDFATLDGISNGRAEIMAGRGSFTESFPLFGYELGEYDELFDEHLELLLNLQKSEIVNWRGGHRPAIHNLGVYPRPVQSPLPIWIGSGGNQESVVRAGLLGLPLTLAIIGGSLERNFGPLVQLYKQAAAHAGHDASKLTVGSHSLGFVAENTELAADLFFPSTQAGMNKIGKERGWGHYSRASFDAARSHEGALYVGDPETVARKIIHLRKNVGITRFMMYVPIATMPHDQVMRAIELIGTEVAPRVRTELAEWEAENGQRA
- a CDS encoding DUF2642 domain-containing protein, with protein sequence MNNYQMMHPMANSHYVPQMPHNIVVHPVDHCVVESLMSLVGKVVILETTRGRLDGCVVAVKHDHVVLEERNRKFFVRIAEIVWIMPD
- a CDS encoding DinB family protein, producing the protein MNGTLQIRDHLLNELETGVRTGASLIRLIRPEDWAYRPQDNMRSLVELVHHFIQITASDLAIMQEKSEAEVGVVENSLSGIEDIEKLEAILWGNLEAYKAYIVSLSEEDLLNRSTKAFYMEHGHLQAQWQIETLTHVFHHRSQLYNYLKQQGHELNFFMLYA
- a CDS encoding flavin-containing monooxygenase, whose protein sequence is MIHMYDVLVIGAGQAGLAAGYYLQQSGLTFLIVDAVSSVGESWRKRYDSLRLFTPRMYDGLPGMPLSGNKNSLPSKDEIADYFENYAKQMELPIKLNCSISRLSKRDEMFYAETNDGMIEARNIIVATGPFQTKNVPHFATSLSENVIQLHSSEYKNRSQLLPGTTVVVGGGNSGAQIAVELASDDRQTVYISIARNITFRPLHIMKRSIFWYFEKLGVLRAIADRMVGKWLRNQPEYVYGYELKELITKGKVNKRPRAINAIDNRILYEDGSEAPIDNIIWATGFKRNDDWIDIATAFDSQGEILHERGVSPVAGLYFVGLPWQTSRGSALLGWVKYDAQRIVNHVIQR
- a CDS encoding helix-turn-helix domain-containing protein codes for the protein MDPSLHPLFRPIQMNGSDRNTYYIEQIPSISLMAHVACYWESGSIPHTGERDQEPISVPARVLPDGCTDMLITYDSVRSAHSYAYCGNYTHPFAVSEASDVSPSADYTFGVRFFPGGAYVFHGLPLEGFTDMRIPLEECWPVRLSELQERIAGTRTFEERVQVMNAYLSPLSVQTNTYENDLMKNALHRIFIDGGRMSVSELAMREVVSERQLHRKFAEWIGISPKRFSEVVRFHRVLGSIHQGHTADGVALALNHGFFDQAHLIRQFRKFYGETPLTAAKEHQQRLSDLYNKSVAPSDILRS
- the groL gene encoding chaperonin GroEL (60 kDa chaperone family; promotes refolding of misfolded polypeptides especially under stressful conditions; forms two stacked rings of heptamers to form a barrel-shaped 14mer; ends can be capped by GroES; misfolded proteins enter the barrel where they are refolded when GroES binds); translation: MAKDIKFSEDARRSMLRGVDALANAVKVTLGPKGRNVVLEKKFGSPLITNDGVTIAKEIELEDAFENMGAQLVKEVATKTNDVAGDGTTTATVLAQALITEGLKNVTAGASPIGIRKGIDKAVKAAVAELQSISKPVETKQSIAQVAAISAADEEVGELIAEAMEKVGKDGVITVEESRGFATELEVVEGMQFDRGYISPYMITDTDKMEAVLDNPYILITDKKISNTQEILPLLEKIVQQGKPLVLIAEDIEGEALAMLVVNKLRGTFNAVAVKAPGFGDRRKAMLQDIAALTGGQLITEELGLDLKSAVVEQLGTARQIRVTKENTIIVDGAGNKSDIDARVSQIRTQLEETTSEFDKEKLQERLAKLSGGVAVIKVGAATETELKERKLRIEDALNATRAAVEEGIVSGGGTALMNVYNAVAGVALSGDEQTGVNIVLRALEAPIRTIAANAGEEGSVIVERLKKEQTGVGFNAATGEWVNMIEAGIVDPAKVTRYALQNAASVAAMFLTTEAVIADKPEPAGAAGVPDMGGMGGMGGMM
- a CDS encoding TetR/AcrR family transcriptional regulator; this encodes MARTREFDEEKVLDAAMQLFWEKGYEATSLSDLTSRMGIQRPSIYSTFGDKRELFETSLRKYTMARAAEMRTRLAGITSVKEAFRTFFSEIVDEEYNAERLSRGCFCINTMVELAPHDEKFEILTREHQMYLSVIFQENIERGMRSGELNPSLDAKAVAQALIVSLIGLTVFMKSRPNRSFIENSIRVTLFLLG
- a CDS encoding alpha/beta hydrolase; the encoded protein is MSFVDRVVPELRDALTQFPGFNLKGGLQVSRAMLVNPPIVKSNDVRTTNRIIAGAAGDMLVKLYEPSERTGDKLPAMLWIHGGGYVLGHPDMDDALCERFVQAAHCVVVSVDYRLAPEHPYPAALHDCYAGLVWMTDETESLGIDLSRVAIAGASGGGGLTAALAQMVRDKGGPSLIFQMPLYPMLDDRNISASSHEITEQNATWNRTNNLEAWSMYLGGEMEGLGENEEHNMPSYAVPARTENLAGLPPMYTCIGQLDLFRDETIEYVTRLAAAGVDVEMHLYPGAYHCFEVFVPDAEVSQRACQDYIRAMARALNPSWEQ